The genomic stretch AGCGATTTCTGTGGTAGCTAAAAGAGCAATCCAGATCAATTCAGAAATTAAAAAAGAATTAATCGAAAAGTTAGATGAATTTGCTACACACAACGACAGTTTAGAAGAAATCTTCGAAAACAAAGAGCAAATTGAAGTATCTAAATTCTACGAAAAACTTCCAAAACCACATGCAATTGCAGTACAAGAATGGTTAGAAGATAAAATATATTACCGTAACACAAAAGAAGAAGCATAACATATGTCAATTCTAAGAGGCAAAAAAGTAGTATTAGGCGTTACCGCTGGAATTGCCGCTTATAAAACAGCTTCTCTAGTTCGGTTATTTATAAAAGCAGGCGCAGAAATCCAAGTGATTATGACGCCTGCTGCTAAAGACTTCATTACGCCGTTAACGCTCTCCACGCTATCAAAAAATCCAGTACATTCATCATTCACAAATCAAGATGATGAAAACGATATGTGGACAAATCATGTGGAACTTGGTTTGTGGGCAGATTTTATGCTAATTGCGCCAGCAACAGCAAATACACTGTCCAAAATGGCAACAGGAAACAGCGATAACTTATTATTAGCTACCTATTTATCTGCAAAATGTCCTGTATACTTTGCGCCAGCAATGGACTTAGATATGTACAAACATCCATCCACTAAAAACTCTTTTGAAAAACTTTCCAGTTATGGAAATGTCATGATTCCTGCAACAAGTGGCGAATTGGCAAGTGGTTTGGTTGGCGAAGGTAGAATGGCAGAACCCGAAGACATCATAACTTTTATTGAAAATAATATACTAGAACAGCTTCCGCTGAAAGGAAAAAAAGTAATCATTACCGCTGGCCCAACCTACGAAGCAATTGATCCTGTGCGTTTTATCGGGAATCATTCTTCAGGGAAAATGGGCTTTGAATTAGCGCGTACGGCTGCAAATTTAGGCGCTGATGTCGTTTTAATTGCAGGTCCAAACCATCAAAGTATTTCACATTCATCTGTAAAAGTTGTCAATGTAATAAGTGCGGAAGACATGTATATTGCGGCACACGAAGATTTTCCTTCGGCAGATATTGCAATTCTAGCAGCAGCAGTTGCAGATTACAAATCAAAAGATGTAGCTTCTCAGAAAATAAAAAAGAAGGATTCAACGTTAACTATAGAATTGATTAAAACAAAAGACGTCTTAGCTTCTTTAGGAGCCATTAAAAAAGATCAGTTTTTAGTTGGTTTTGCATTAGAAACGAATAATGAACTAGAAAATGCAAAAGGAAAGTTGACGAAGAAAAATTTAGACATGATTGTGCTAAATTCCTTAAATGATAAAGGAGCAGGATTCGGAAAACCAACGAATAAAGTAACCATTATTGACAAAAAAATGAATACCTTAGCTTTTGGACTTAAGTCGAAAGCTGAAGTTGCCAACGATATATTTAGTGAAATTTTAAAACGAATCCATGCGTAATCTTGTTTTAAGTATCTTATTTTTAAGTGTAACGACATTTAGTGTTGCACAAGAATTGAATTGTCAAATTAAGATTGATGCACAACAAGTGAATCAGACAAATCAGCAAATTTTCAAAACGTTAGAGCGTTCTTTGAACGATTTTGTAAATAAAACACAGTGGACAAATAAAAAATACGCACCGCAAGAACGGATCAATTGTAGCATGGTGATCAATGTATCAGAATACAGTTCTGATCAATTTATTGCTACGATTCAAGTACAATCTTCACGACCAATTTACAGCTCATCATTTGAATCGCCAGTATTCAACTTCAATGACAAACAATTTAGATTCATCTATCAAGAATTTCAGCCAATCGTTTACAATCCAAATGCATTTACCACAAATTTAGTGGCAGTAGTTGCGTATTATGTACATGTAATTTTAGGAATTGATGCAGATACATTTTCGCTTCGTGGCGGATCTGACTATTATGCACAAGCGCAACAAATTGTAAATCTTGCGCAATCGAGTGGATTTTTAGGTTGGCAAGAAGCAGACGGAAATCGCACACGTTGGAAATTGTTAGATAATATGTTGAACAATACTTACAAAGAATACAGAACCGTAATGTACAACTACCACAGAGTAGGAATGGACATGATGGCAGACGATCCGAGCGCGGCAAAACAGTCTATTAGTGGCGTTATGGAAATATTTAAAGCATTAAGCAATAGAAGACCAAATTCTTTTTTGATGCAAACGTTTTTTGATGCGAAAGCCGAAGAAATGCAAAGTATATTTTCTGGCGGACCAAAAGTTAACGTAACTCAATTGGTAGAAACACTAAATAGCATAGCTCCATTTCACGCTTCGAAGTGGGAAAAAATTAAATTCTGATTCTTACGAAAACTTAGTGCAATAGTCTACTTTTGTAGTTGAACAAACACCATCTAAAACACGACTGCATTGCTCACACAATTATCTATAAAAAACTTTGCGTTAATCGATTCTTTACAGGTCGAATTTGACAAAGGATTAACTATTATTACAGGTGAAACTGGTGCTGGAAAATCAATTCTTCTAGGCGGTTTGGCATTGATATTAGGAAAACGTGCAGATTTATCTTCTTTAAAAGATAAAGAACGTAAATGTGTGATTGAAGCTGAATTTGCTGTAAAAAAATATAAATTAAAAGATTTTTTTTCTGCGAATGATCTTGATTACGATGACCAAACTATTATTCGTCGGGAAATATTACCTTCTGGGAAATCGCGCGCATTTGTAAATGATGTTCCTGTCCGATTGGATGTGTTAAATGCTTTGGGCGATCAATTAATAGATATTCATTCGCAACATCAAACTTTACAACTTACAGATAATCAATTTCAATTTCAAGTCATTGATACCTTAGCAACTATTACTGACGAAGTATTTTCGTATCAAGAATTGCTAAAAACATATCAAACTACACAAAAAGAATTAAAAAAGACACGTGAAACTCAAGCCGATCTAGAAAAAGAACATGATTATAATATGTTCTTATTGAAAGAATTGGAAGAAGCAAAACTTGAGAAAGTAGTGCTGACAGATTTGGAAGCGCAATACGAACGCTTGAATAATGCGGAAGATATTAAAACAAATTTAAGTGCTTCTGAACAACTTCTCTCGGATGAAAATGTTGGAATTTTGAATTTACTTTCAGAATTGCAAGTCTCTTCAGGGAAACTAGCGAATATTGCACCTGAATTTGATTCGCTAGCAGAACGCATCAAAAGTTCCTATATTGAATTGGATGATGTGTATAATGAAATCATGAATTTGCAAGGCGACGTTGAGTTCAATCCAGAGCAACTGGAAGAAATCTCAGGAAAACTTCAAAAAATATTCGATCTACAAAAAAAGCATAATGTACTTGCCGTAGAAGAATTACTAGCGATTCAGGCTGAACTTTCCGAAAAAGCACAGATTTCCGAAAGTATTGAAGATGTTATTCTTGCGAAAGAAAAAGAGCTTTCTGCAATCAGTAAACAATTAAAAGAAGCTGCAAAAATAATTCATAAAAAACGTTCGGAAGGAATTCCAATATTGGTGCAACAGCTAGAAAAAATATTAGCGACACTTGGTATGCCAAACGCACGATTTAACATAAAAGCACAGTTAACCGATCAATTCTACACAAACGGAATGGACGATTTACAATTTTTATTTTCTGCAAATAAAGGTGGAAACTTTAACGAATTGAAAAAAGCGGCTTCTGGCGGAGAATTGTCACGAGTTATGTTGTGTATCAAAGCAATTTTATCAAAATACATGCAATTGCCAACTATTATGTTTGACGAAATTGACACAGGAGTTTCGGGCGAAGTGGCAAGCAAAATGGCAAGAATAATGCAGCATATGGGAAAAAGTATGCAAGTATTTTCGATAACGCATTTACCACAAATTGCTGCAAAAGGAAAGCAACATTTTAAAGTATATAAACAAGATATCAACGAAATTACAACCACGCATTTAAAGCAATTGCACGAAGAAGAACGCGTACAGGAAATTGCGCAAATGTTAAGTGGCGCTAAAATATCCGATTCGGCGTTGGCAAATGCGAAAGAATTATTGAAATCGTAAAAGATAATTTCGATCTTAAGAAATGGCTCAATTAAATCTTTTACCATATATTTGAACTACCAAAACGACTAAAAACAACAAGCATGTCATATAATTTATTAAAAGGAAAAAGAGGAATCATCTTTGGTGCTTTAGACGAAAACTCTATTGCATGGAAAACTGCGGTACGAGTTCATGAAGAAGGCGGAACATTTGTATTAACTAATGCGCCAATTGCATTGCGTATGGGAACTATAAAAAACTTAGCGGAGCAAACTGGTTCTGAAGTTATTCCTGCGGATGCAACAAGTTTAGAAGATCTTGAAAACTTAGTGACGAAATCTATGGAAATCCTTGGCGGGAAAATTGACTTCGTATTGCATTCTATTGGAATGTCTGTAAATGTTCGTAAAGGAAGACATTACACAGATATGAACTACGATTGGACAACTAAAGGTTGGGACATTTCTGCGGTATCTTTTCATAAAGTAATGCAAACATTATACAAAGCAGACGCAATGAGCGAATGGGGAAGTATTGTGGCATTGACATACATGGCAGCGCAACGTACATTCCCAGATTATAATGATATGGCGGATAATAAATCATACTTAGAATCCATTGCACGTAGTTTTGGTTATTTCTTTGGGAAAGAGAAAAAAGTGCGTGTCAATACCATCTCTCAATCACCAACGCCAACAACGGCTGGACAAGGTGTAAAAGGATTTGACGGATTCATTTCGTATGCTGAAAAAATGTCGCCACTAGGAAACGCAACTGCTTTAGATTGTGCAAACTATACCGTAACATTATTCTCTGACTTAACAAAGAGAGTTACGATGCAAAACCTTTACAATGATGGAGGATTCTCTAACACTGGCGTGAGTCAGGAAGTTATTGAGCGTTTCACAGAAGAATAAAATAATACCTTATATAGAATAAAAAATGCTGCTAATCTTTTAGCGGCATTTTTTTATGGAAAAAATCAGTATTTTAGCTAGATAAAAAATTGTCTATGAATAAATTACTACGTTTTCCCCTTTTATTAGTAATATATAATCTCTGTTTGAATTTAAATGCGCAAGCATATTTTGAGGAACAGGCAACGGCTCTTGGTGTTGGTGATAGCAGTGGAACAATTTTCTTGGGTGCCGGAATCTCTTTTTGTGACTTTAATAGTGATGGATGGGATGATATTACCATTGCTACTCAAAGTGGCGATCCATTAAAAATTTATAAAAACAATGGAAACGGAACGTTCTCGCTTGAAACTACACTGAATCCTAACAACAATTCGCAACAAAAACAAGTTATTTGGGTTGATATTGACAATGATGGAGACAAAGACTTGTATGTGGCTAGCGATACAGGCGGCAGTCGTTTGTATAGAAATGATGTAACTTCTCTTGTTGATATTTCAGTTGCTAGTGGTTTGCCAACGGATGCAATACACAATTATGGTGCTTCTTGGGGCGATTATGATAATGACGGAAACTTAGATGTATTTCTATGTAATAGAGATCCAAACGGTTTGGAACCAAATTACCTTTATAAAAATAATGGAAACGGTACCTTTACAAATGTAAGTGCAGCTGCGGGAATTGATACAGGAAGTCATTTATCATTCTGTTCCGCATTTTTTGACTATAATAATGATGGTTGGCAAGATATTTACATGGCTAATGACAAAGTGAGTACAACCAACATTCTTTACAAAAACAACGGAGATGGAACATTTACCGATGTAAGTGTAGCATCAGGAACTGACTTGGCTATTGATGCGATGTCAGTAACTATAGCAGATTACAACAATGACACTTGGTTTGACATTTATGTAACAAATGGAACTGATGGAAACTATTTCTTAAAAAATAATGGGAACGGAACATTTACAAACATTGCTTCAGAAACAGGTACGATGTTTAATAGTGTCGCTTGGGGATCTGTATTTTTAGATGCTGAAAATGATGGAGATTTAGATTTATATGTAAGTGGATCATTTGATGGAAGCAATCCAAACTTTGAATCTGCGGCATTTTATACAAATAACGGAAATGATACATTTAGTATTGAAGCTAGTTCTGGATTTGTAAATGATACAGGACAAAGTTATTCAAATGCTATTGGAGATGTTGATAATGATGGATTTCCCGAAATAGTAGTAAGCAATTCTGGAGGTGGCAATATCTTTCTTTGGAAAAATGAAACGACAAGCACAAACAATTGGTTAAAAGTTGGATTAGAAGGTATTACAAGTAATAAACAAGGAATAGGAGCAACTATTGAACTCAAAAGTGGCGGCGTTTCACAATACAGATACACAGTTTGCGGAGAAGGATATTTAGCGCAAAACTCTGGAACAGAATTTTTTGGTATCGCAGGAAATACAGTCATAGATTATGTAAAAGTCACCTGGCTTGGTGGAGCGCAAGACATACTATATAATGTAATGCCAAATCAGAAAATCAATATTTTGGAAGGAAGTAGTCCATTAAGTACTGAAGAGTTTGCAGCAAACAATGAAATTCAGGTATATCCAAATCCTACAACGGGAAAACTATGGGTTCATTTTAATACAACTGAAAACTATACCTATTCACTTTTTGATAGCAAAGGAATGCTTGTAAAAAGTGGGCACATAACTTCGCAAGAATATATAAATATAACCAATCTATCTTCTGGTTATTACCTACTTAAAATTTTGAGTGAAAACACAGTGATTACTAAAAAAATACTGTTAAAATAATCTAAAAAAAATGTTAAAATAACTTGTAAGAAACACCGCTTTTTGTGTTACTTACCGATTATAGATACTCTCTTATCGATATTTATGTGTATCATTCAAAAAAAAGGAGGTTCTTTCAATTGATATTCAACTAAGTAACAAAAAATCAAACTTTTTATGAAAAAAATTACATTTAAATTTTTTATGATTATGTGTTTACTAGGTACCTATGTAGGTATCTCTCAAACCTTAAATCAGGCTGCAAGTTGGCCCAATGCAGGATGGACTTTATCTGGTACATTTGATGGTGCTGGAGTAACTGGTACTCCAGCAGCATCTACTACATTTGGCTTTGACGATGATGCTGCTGGTAACGGTTCTTTTGATGATGTGCGAGCAACATCGCCAGTAATTGATCTTACTGCTGCTAGTGGAGCAGGAGAAACGTGGATTACAGTTAGCGGTAGTTTTGTATACAGAGCATTTGGTGGCGATGTTTTAGCAATTGAAACGTATGATGCTGATGCAATGACTTGGTCTGCGTTACAAACGTTTTCAGGAAACTCTACAAATGCGGATTATCAAACTTGTGCAGGTACTGCAGCATACACAACTCCGGTGCTAGATATTTCAGGATTTACTGCAACGCAATTGTCAGGGTTTCAATATCGTATTATCTATGATGATAATAATGGTTGGCAATATGGATTTTGTGTTACTTCGCCAACAATTACGTCGGCAACACCACCTGCATGTTCTCCTCCAACTGCATTAACTGCAACTAACATTGACGGTTTTTCTGCTGATTTAGGATGGACAGAAAATGGTACAGCTACGTTGTGGAATGTTGAATTGGTAAATATTACTGCTGCAGGAACTCAAACAATGACTGCAACAGCTACTGGCGTTGCAAATCCATACAATCAAACAGGATTAACGCCTTCTAATAACTACGAATTTTATGTACAAGCAGATTGTGGTGTTGATGGAACATCTGCATGGGTTGGACCATTTGCATTTACAACAACAGTTGCATGTCCAGCACCTTCTGCACTTACAGCAACAAATATTACGACTACTTCTGCCGACCTTGGATGGACTGCAGGAAACGCACAAACACTTTGGGATGTTGAATTAGTAGATATTACTGCTGCAGGAACTCAAACAATGACTGCGACTGCTACTGGAGTTGCAAACCCATACAATCAAACTGGATTAACAGCTAATAATGATTATGAATTTTATGTAAGAGCAGATTGTGTTGCTAATGGAACATCTCCTTGGGCTGGACCATTTGCATTTACGACTCAATGTACAACGTTTACTGCACCATATTCTGAAGATTTTGAAAGTGGAGGCGCATTGCCAGACTGCTGGACATTAGGCGGAGATGAAGATTGGAGATTTACAAATACTGGAACAGGAAATCACATTGGAGACAATGGAAACATAACAGGAACTTCAGCTTCGGGAGCATTTTTTGCCTATGTAGATGATTCTGATCCAAATGCAACAAATGCAGAATTAACTTCTCCATTTGTAGATGTTTCTGGTTTAACAACACCAGCACTTATTTTCTACGAAATTAGTAATAATGAAATAGGCTTTAACGCAACGTTAACGGTTAGTGTATATGATGGAGCTGCATGGAATGTAGTTGGAATCTACAATACAAACACTGCCTTAAATGGATGGGAAAAAAAAGTAGTAGACCTTAGTGGATTAACTTTCACAGGACCAGCACAAGTACGTTTCTCTATTGCAGATTCAGGAAGTTTCTATGACGATATCGCTATTGATGATGTTTCTCTTGAAGAATTACCAACGTGTCCAGATCCATCAACATTAACAGCTACAAACATCACAGATGATAGTGCTGATTTAGGATGGACAGAAACTGGTACAGCTACGTTATGGAATGTTGAATTAATTGATGTAACTGGTGGAGGAACTCAAACAATGACTGCCACTGCTACTGGCGTTGCAAATCCATACAATCAAACAGGATTAACAGAGAACAATAACTATTCGTTCTATGTACAATCTGAGTGTGGACCAGGCGGAACTTCAGCATGGGTTGGACCGTTTGCGTTTACTACAATGGAAACATGTCCTATACCATCAGTGTTAACTGCTACAAACATTATGGAGACAAGTGCTGATCTTGGTTGGACAGAAAACGGAGTAGCTACGTTATGGAACATCGAATTAATAGATGTTACAGCAGGTGGAACTCAAACAATGACTGCAACTGCAACTGGCGTTATGAACCCGTATGCCGCTACTGGTTTAGTAGGAGATAATTCGTATCAATTTTACGTACAGGCAGATTGTGGTGTTGATGGAACTTCTGCATGGGTAGGACCATTTTCATTTGCAACACCGTATGTTGCGGTACCGCCAACGTGTTCAAGCGGAACATTCTTAGATTCAGGTGGAACTTCAGGAGATTACTCAGCAAGTTCAAACATTACCTATACAATTTGTCCAGATATGGCTGGAGATGTAGTAGAAGTTGAATTTACAGCGTTCTCATCAGAAAATATTTCAGGATCAGATTGTTATGATGGATTAACCATACATAATGGTGCAGATGCAACGGCTACAACAATTGATCCTCCAGGAGGTGGAGCAGCTGTTTGGTGTTGGGATGAAGTTGATGTACCAGCAGAAGGAACAGGAGATTTAGAAGGTATGACAATCACTTCTTCAGATGCTTCTGGATGTTTAACATTTGTATTTACATCAGATGGTTCTGTACAAAGAGAAGGATGGGAAGCAATCGTAAACTGTACTACGCTATCTGTAGATTCTTCGGAAGTTAGAGGTTTCTTACACTATGTAGATACAGTAAACAATAGTTTTGTTGTAAATGCACAAAGTAATATCCAATCTATTGAAGTATACAATTTAGTTGGGCAGATAATTACAACTGCTAAACCAAATGATCCTTCAGGAGAAGCAAACTTAGGTTCAGTTAAAAATGGAGTGTACTTTGCAAGAGTAACATTGCAAAATGGAAACGCTTCAGTTGTAAAATTCGTGAAGTAATTCTATAAAAAAATAATTATCATTAAAAGCTGTTCTTCATTGAACAGCTTTTTTTGTTTCTTCTATATCTATGGTAAAGAAATGCATATAAAAAGTGGAAAAATTGTGAATCAAAAATTTATAAATCTTTCCAACTTATCTTCTGGTTATTACCTACTTAAAATTTTTAGTAAAAACACAGTGATTACTAAAAAAATAATGTTAAAGTAATCTAAAAATAATCTGTAAGAAACACCGCTTTTTATGTATTTCATCGATAATAAACGTTTCTTTATCGATATTTATGTGTTTGATTCAAAAAAAAGGTGGTTCTTTCAATTGATATTCAACTAACTAACGAAAAATCAGACTTTTTATGAAAAAAATTACATTTAAAATTTTTATGATTATGTGTTTATTAGGTACCTATGTAGGTATCTCTCAAACCTTAAATCAAGCTGCGAGTTGGCCTAACGCAGGTTGGACTTTATCAGGTACGTTCACCGCTGGTGGATTACTCGGTGACCCAACAATAGATGCTACCTTTGGTTTCGACGATGATAGTGCTGGTAACGGTTCTGCCGATGATTTGCAAGCCACCTCACCAGTGATTGACTTAACTGCGGCTAGTGGAGCTGGAGAAACATGGATTACCATCAGTGGTGACGTTGTATACAGAGAACTTGGAGGAGATGTTTTAGCAATTGAAACGTATGATGCTGATGCAATGACTTGGTCAGCATTAGAAACATTCGCAGGAAACTCTACAAACACGGACTATCAAACATGTGCTGGTACTGCAGCATACACGACTCCGGTGCTCAATATTTCAGGATTTACAGCAACACAATTGTCAGGCTTCCAATATCGTATTACATATAACGATCAAGCTGGATGGCAATGGGGATTTTGTGTAACGTCACCAACAATTACGTCGGCTGTACCACCTGCATGTCCAGATCCATCGGCATTAACCGCAACAAACATTGATGGTTTTTCTGCTGATTTAGGTTGGACAGAAAGCGGTACAGCTACCTTGTGGAATGTAGAATTAGTAGACATTACTGCTGCTGGAACTCCAACTGGAACTCCAACTGCTACAGGCGTTGCAAATCCATATATGGCTACAGGATTAACACCTTCTAACAATTATGAGTTTTATGTACAAGCTGATTGTGGAGGAAGTACTTCTACATGGGTTGGGCCATTTGCATTCGCAACTACGGTTGCGTGTCCAGCACCAAGTGCATTAACAGCGACTAACATTCTAACAACTACTGTAGACCTTGGATGGACTGCTGGAGGCGCAGAAACATTATGGGATGTTGAAATCGTAGACATTACTGCTGCAGGAGCTGCAACAGGAACACC from Kordia antarctica encodes the following:
- a CDS encoding DNA-directed RNA polymerase subunit omega; amino-acid sequence: MVDIKNLEAPISTVTIERNQFDAPTDNIYEAISVVAKRAIQINSEIKKELIEKLDEFATHNDSLEEIFENKEQIEVSKFYEKLPKPHAIAVQEWLEDKIYYRNTKEEA
- the coaBC gene encoding bifunctional phosphopantothenoylcysteine decarboxylase/phosphopantothenate--cysteine ligase CoaBC, with translation MSILRGKKVVLGVTAGIAAYKTASLVRLFIKAGAEIQVIMTPAAKDFITPLTLSTLSKNPVHSSFTNQDDENDMWTNHVELGLWADFMLIAPATANTLSKMATGNSDNLLLATYLSAKCPVYFAPAMDLDMYKHPSTKNSFEKLSSYGNVMIPATSGELASGLVGEGRMAEPEDIITFIENNILEQLPLKGKKVIITAGPTYEAIDPVRFIGNHSSGKMGFELARTAANLGADVVLIAGPNHQSISHSSVKVVNVISAEDMYIAAHEDFPSADIAILAAAVADYKSKDVASQKIKKKDSTLTIELIKTKDVLASLGAIKKDQFLVGFALETNNELENAKGKLTKKNLDMIVLNSLNDKGAGFGKPTNKVTIIDKKMNTLAFGLKSKAEVANDIFSEILKRIHA
- the recN gene encoding DNA repair protein RecN, translating into MLTQLSIKNFALIDSLQVEFDKGLTIITGETGAGKSILLGGLALILGKRADLSSLKDKERKCVIEAEFAVKKYKLKDFFSANDLDYDDQTIIRREILPSGKSRAFVNDVPVRLDVLNALGDQLIDIHSQHQTLQLTDNQFQFQVIDTLATITDEVFSYQELLKTYQTTQKELKKTRETQADLEKEHDYNMFLLKELEEAKLEKVVLTDLEAQYERLNNAEDIKTNLSASEQLLSDENVGILNLLSELQVSSGKLANIAPEFDSLAERIKSSYIELDDVYNEIMNLQGDVEFNPEQLEEISGKLQKIFDLQKKHNVLAVEELLAIQAELSEKAQISESIEDVILAKEKELSAISKQLKEAAKIIHKKRSEGIPILVQQLEKILATLGMPNARFNIKAQLTDQFYTNGMDDLQFLFSANKGGNFNELKKAASGGELSRVMLCIKAILSKYMQLPTIMFDEIDTGVSGEVASKMARIMQHMGKSMQVFSITHLPQIAAKGKQHFKVYKQDINEITTTHLKQLHEEERVQEIAQMLSGAKISDSALANAKELLKS
- a CDS encoding fibronectin type III domain-containing protein, producing MKKITFKFFMIMCLLGTYVGISQTLNQAASWPNAGWTLSGTFDGAGVTGTPAASTTFGFDDDAAGNGSFDDVRATSPVIDLTAASGAGETWITVSGSFVYRAFGGDVLAIETYDADAMTWSALQTFSGNSTNADYQTCAGTAAYTTPVLDISGFTATQLSGFQYRIIYDDNNGWQYGFCVTSPTITSATPPACSPPTALTATNIDGFSADLGWTENGTATLWNVELVNITAAGTQTMTATATGVANPYNQTGLTPSNNYEFYVQADCGVDGTSAWVGPFAFTTTVACPAPSALTATNITTTSADLGWTAGNAQTLWDVELVDITAAGTQTMTATATGVANPYNQTGLTANNDYEFYVRADCVANGTSPWAGPFAFTTQCTTFTAPYSEDFESGGALPDCWTLGGDEDWRFTNTGTGNHIGDNGNITGTSASGAFFAYVDDSDPNATNAELTSPFVDVSGLTTPALIFYEISNNEIGFNATLTVSVYDGAAWNVVGIYNTNTALNGWEKKVVDLSGLTFTGPAQVRFSIADSGSFYDDIAIDDVSLEELPTCPDPSTLTATNITDDSADLGWTETGTATLWNVELIDVTGGGTQTMTATATGVANPYNQTGLTENNNYSFYVQSECGPGGTSAWVGPFAFTTMETCPIPSVLTATNIMETSADLGWTENGVATLWNIELIDVTAGGTQTMTATATGVMNPYAATGLVGDNSYQFYVQADCGVDGTSAWVGPFSFATPYVAVPPTCSSGTFLDSGGTSGDYSASSNITYTICPDMAGDVVEVEFTAFSSENISGSDCYDGLTIHNGADATATTIDPPGGGAAVWCWDEVDVPAEGTGDLEGMTITSSDASGCLTFVFTSDGSVQREGWEAIVNCTTLSVDSSEVRGFLHYVDTVNNSFVVNAQSNIQSIEVYNLVGQIITTAKPNDPSGEANLGSVKNGVYFARVTLQNGNASVVKFVK
- the porD gene encoding type IX secretion system protein PorD, coding for MRNLVLSILFLSVTTFSVAQELNCQIKIDAQQVNQTNQQIFKTLERSLNDFVNKTQWTNKKYAPQERINCSMVINVSEYSSDQFIATIQVQSSRPIYSSSFESPVFNFNDKQFRFIYQEFQPIVYNPNAFTTNLVAVVAYYVHVILGIDADTFSLRGGSDYYAQAQQIVNLAQSSGFLGWQEADGNRTRWKLLDNMLNNTYKEYRTVMYNYHRVGMDMMADDPSAAKQSISGVMEIFKALSNRRPNSFLMQTFFDAKAEEMQSIFSGGPKVNVTQLVETLNSIAPFHASKWEKIKF
- a CDS encoding T9SS type A sorting domain-containing protein, with protein sequence MNSFFCFFYIYGKEMHIKSGKIVNQKFINLSNLSSGYYLLKIFSKNTVITKKIMLK
- a CDS encoding enoyl-ACP reductase FabI gives rise to the protein MSYNLLKGKRGIIFGALDENSIAWKTAVRVHEEGGTFVLTNAPIALRMGTIKNLAEQTGSEVIPADATSLEDLENLVTKSMEILGGKIDFVLHSIGMSVNVRKGRHYTDMNYDWTTKGWDISAVSFHKVMQTLYKADAMSEWGSIVALTYMAAQRTFPDYNDMADNKSYLESIARSFGYFFGKEKKVRVNTISQSPTPTTAGQGVKGFDGFISYAEKMSPLGNATALDCANYTVTLFSDLTKRVTMQNLYNDGGFSNTGVSQEVIERFTEE
- a CDS encoding FG-GAP-like repeat-containing protein, yielding MNKLLRFPLLLVIYNLCLNLNAQAYFEEQATALGVGDSSGTIFLGAGISFCDFNSDGWDDITIATQSGDPLKIYKNNGNGTFSLETTLNPNNNSQQKQVIWVDIDNDGDKDLYVASDTGGSRLYRNDVTSLVDISVASGLPTDAIHNYGASWGDYDNDGNLDVFLCNRDPNGLEPNYLYKNNGNGTFTNVSAAAGIDTGSHLSFCSAFFDYNNDGWQDIYMANDKVSTTNILYKNNGDGTFTDVSVASGTDLAIDAMSVTIADYNNDTWFDIYVTNGTDGNYFLKNNGNGTFTNIASETGTMFNSVAWGSVFLDAENDGDLDLYVSGSFDGSNPNFESAAFYTNNGNDTFSIEASSGFVNDTGQSYSNAIGDVDNDGFPEIVVSNSGGGNIFLWKNETTSTNNWLKVGLEGITSNKQGIGATIELKSGGVSQYRYTVCGEGYLAQNSGTEFFGIAGNTVIDYVKVTWLGGAQDILYNVMPNQKINILEGSSPLSTEEFAANNEIQVYPNPTTGKLWVHFNTTENYTYSLFDSKGMLVKSGHITSQEYINITNLSSGYYLLKILSENTVITKKILLK